The following are encoded together in the Pectobacterium punjabense genome:
- a CDS encoding acyl-CoA desaturase — protein MPAPLKPLRYEQGRDLALHRALMKAANAYLAETGDHRFANAGFIGKMLFLVALSLTFYGFSLQQTTLWGFAGCYFVFIFTAMFLAVNVVHDASHNVFFRQPWANRLLNIVVSIPLGMDSDCWRVRHVIFHHAHVNVQHYDLDIEENGVLRQSPYHRFRFFMRAQRYYWPMVASLTFPCIIWFFDWIDRAGKTQVTRNMTLQGVKGWSVFLLSKALHALLALAIPYWLLSPMPIGFGSLLLVYLLSQMLSSLIFVVLILGSHWAKGTFYQAPEDGLFRHGRYQHVFSTTVDWSTRPAWLGYWLGQLNMHLTHHLFPNWNHRHYPALSKIIADVAPRYGIEYQCITLKAILVEQQRFLKKMGKGG, from the coding sequence ATGCCCGCACCGCTGAAGCCACTCCGCTATGAACAAGGTCGCGATTTGGCGTTGCATCGGGCGCTGATGAAGGCCGCAAATGCGTATCTGGCAGAGACGGGCGATCACCGTTTTGCCAATGCGGGGTTTATCGGCAAGATGCTGTTTCTGGTGGCGCTGAGCCTGACGTTTTATGGTTTTAGCCTCCAGCAGACAACGCTATGGGGTTTTGCTGGCTGCTATTTTGTCTTTATTTTTACCGCGATGTTTCTGGCGGTGAACGTGGTGCATGACGCCTCGCATAACGTCTTTTTCCGCCAACCGTGGGCGAATCGCCTGCTCAATATCGTGGTGAGTATTCCACTTGGTATGGATTCTGACTGCTGGCGCGTGCGGCATGTGATTTTCCATCATGCACACGTGAATGTGCAGCACTACGATCTGGATATCGAAGAAAACGGTGTCTTACGGCAGTCACCCTACCATCGGTTTCGCTTTTTTATGCGTGCCCAGCGCTATTACTGGCCGATGGTGGCGTCGTTGACCTTCCCCTGCATTATCTGGTTTTTTGACTGGATCGATCGTGCGGGGAAAACGCAGGTGACGCGCAATATGACGCTTCAGGGCGTTAAAGGTTGGAGCGTGTTTCTATTATCAAAAGCGCTGCATGCTTTGTTAGCGCTGGCGATCCCTTACTGGCTGTTGTCGCCGATGCCGATCGGCTTCGGCTCACTGCTGCTGGTTTATTTGCTGAGCCAGATGCTGTCGTCGCTGATTTTTGTCGTGCTGATTCTGGGGTCACATTGGGCAAAAGGGACGTTCTATCAGGCACCGGAAGATGGACTATTCAGGCACGGCCGCTATCAGCATGTCTTTTCCACCACGGTCGATTGGTCTACTCGTCCCGCCTGGCTTGGCTATTGGCTAGGGCAGCTCAATATGCACCTGACCCACCATCTTTTCCCCAACTGGAATCACCGACACTATCCCGCGCTATCGAAAATTATTGCGGACGTTGCCCCACGTTACGGCATTGAGTATCAGTGCATTACGCTGAAAGCAATTTTAGTTGAGCAGCAGCGCTTTCTTAAAAAGATGGGAAAGGGTGGCTAA
- a CDS encoding fatty acid desaturase family protein — protein sequence MASVLPAKPYPAKGEQAFHRALQRETSAYLRANHDHRFADRGQFVKAGLLFLGCLVCYALSLMQQTAWTFFLSYFSFIMLSMVLNIIVNHDASHNTFFRNRTLNRVVGRIVTLPLGIDPDYWRLRHVDFHHIYPNVEHYDLDTEENGVFRQTPFQRHRAYMRYQHLYWPLVAAFSLPYIAWIFDWADRLGKTPVNARSAQSGRDGWLIFIASKVGHLLLLLVIPIMVGATHGISPGIVLLSYLLGQMLASLLVVFLLLGTHWAEAEFYAVTDTETMPLGWYQHNFATACDWLPTPRWLAYWTGGLHLHLTHHLFPGWHHRHYPALAAILRRVAAEHGMNYRCITYRELLASQRRFLKSMGEGRDQRAAQRTAEEGREE from the coding sequence ATGGCTAGTGTGCTTCCTGCCAAACCGTATCCCGCGAAGGGTGAGCAAGCCTTTCATCGGGCATTACAGCGGGAAACATCGGCTTATCTGCGCGCGAATCACGATCATCGCTTTGCCGATCGCGGCCAGTTTGTTAAGGCTGGATTACTCTTTTTAGGCTGCCTTGTCTGTTATGCGCTGAGCCTGATGCAGCAGACGGCATGGACGTTCTTCCTGAGCTATTTTTCTTTCATCATGCTGTCGATGGTATTGAATATCATTGTTAATCATGACGCCTCTCATAATACGTTTTTCCGCAATCGCACACTAAACCGCGTGGTTGGGCGCATCGTGACGCTGCCGTTAGGCATCGATCCTGACTACTGGCGTTTGCGCCATGTGGACTTCCACCATATTTACCCGAATGTGGAGCATTACGATCTGGATACGGAAGAGAACGGTGTTTTTCGCCAAACGCCTTTCCAGCGCCACCGTGCCTACATGCGCTATCAGCACCTTTACTGGCCGCTGGTGGCCGCGTTCTCGCTCCCCTATATCGCCTGGATTTTTGACTGGGCCGATCGGTTGGGTAAAACCCCCGTCAACGCCCGTTCGGCGCAATCAGGCCGTGATGGATGGTTGATTTTTATCGCCAGTAAAGTCGGTCATCTCCTGCTGCTACTGGTGATTCCCATCATGGTGGGGGCGACACACGGCATTAGCCCCGGTATCGTGCTGTTAAGCTATTTGCTGGGTCAGATGTTGGCCTCGTTGCTGGTGGTATTTTTACTGCTGGGCACGCACTGGGCAGAAGCGGAATTTTATGCGGTGACCGATACGGAGACCATGCCCCTGGGCTGGTATCAACACAACTTTGCGACCGCCTGCGACTGGCTGCCGACGCCGCGCTGGCTTGCGTACTGGACGGGAGGGCTGCATTTACACCTGACGCATCATCTTTTCCCCGGATGGCATCACCGGCATTACCCCGCGCTCGCCGCTATTTTACGGCGCGTTGCCGCCGAGCATGGTATGAACTATCGCTGCATTACCTATCGTGAGCTACTGGCTAGCCAGCGTCGGTTTTTAAAATCGATGGGCGAAGGTCGCGATCAACGTGCTGCACAACGTACCGCGGAAGAGGGAAGGGAGGAATAA
- a CDS encoding sterol desaturase family protein, which translates to MIDLALPIVFMLVVVMGEALALQWMQREKVNWHDVVFNLNSGHIMLWFFRSVEIFCYGYVAAHFSFGWVENWPPVLMWLFALLAWDFGFYWLHRLHHTFGVLWAVHVVHHQGEHFNLSLGVRNSWYSSLTSIPFFLILALLGVPLYVFVTVSILHYSVQLFNHNAMTPKLGWLEKVLVTPAHHRVHHVNDRAYADKNFGGTFIFWDKLFGSFCPQLPDTPFRYGAGKDTPSNNPFWASNLPFMPYLKLSVRRTRRATFHCTPIALIAGAMLLFALVVGYVYLYGYGYDSANLSQVALFLLLVSGAVALGGISEGRRWGVYVWLLVTLLFPAVFLVYWSWEALYWKVTMLMLALHGLAMAVGWGRRPLTEEHENG; encoded by the coding sequence ATGATTGATTTAGCATTACCTATCGTCTTCATGCTGGTTGTGGTGATGGGTGAAGCGCTGGCTTTACAGTGGATGCAGCGTGAGAAGGTGAACTGGCATGACGTGGTGTTCAACCTGAATTCCGGGCATATCATGCTGTGGTTCTTTCGCAGCGTGGAAATTTTTTGCTATGGCTATGTTGCGGCACATTTCAGTTTCGGCTGGGTAGAAAACTGGCCGCCGGTGTTGATGTGGCTATTTGCGTTACTCGCCTGGGATTTCGGCTTTTATTGGCTACACCGGCTGCACCATACCTTTGGCGTACTGTGGGCGGTGCATGTGGTGCATCATCAGGGTGAACATTTCAATCTGTCGCTGGGTGTGCGTAACTCGTGGTATTCCTCACTGACTTCAATTCCGTTCTTCCTGATTCTGGCACTGCTTGGCGTTCCGCTGTACGTGTTCGTCACGGTTTCTATCCTGCATTACAGCGTCCAGCTCTTTAACCATAATGCGATGACGCCCAAATTGGGTTGGCTGGAAAAGGTGCTGGTGACGCCAGCACACCATCGTGTCCACCACGTAAACGACCGCGCTTATGCCGATAAGAATTTTGGCGGCACCTTCATTTTCTGGGACAAACTGTTTGGCAGCTTTTGCCCACAACTGCCCGATACGCCTTTCCGCTACGGCGCAGGCAAAGACACGCCATCGAACAATCCGTTTTGGGCCAGTAACCTGCCTTTTATGCCGTACCTGAAACTGTCGGTGCGCCGTACGCGTCGGGCGACGTTTCACTGTACGCCGATAGCGTTGATCGCTGGGGCGATGCTGCTATTTGCGCTGGTGGTGGGCTATGTCTACCTGTATGGCTACGGCTATGACTCCGCCAACTTGTCGCAGGTGGCTCTCTTCCTGCTGCTGGTGAGCGGGGCGGTCGCGCTGGGCGGCATTTCCGAAGGACGACGCTGGGGCGTTTACGTCTGGCTGCTGGTGACCCTGTTATTTCCTGCCGTGTTTCTTGTTTATTGGTCTTGGGAAGCACTCTATTGGAAAGTCACTATGCTGATGTTGGCACTACACGGGCTGGCGATGGCTGTCGGCTGGGGTCGACGCCCCCTTACAGAGGAACATGAAAATGGCTAG
- a CDS encoding phosphatase PAP2 family protein: MRFPQGTMLLRLKALLFGWGAVGVVYQLSAQFQGRGTVLPPSIVDEWIPFSPSAIWLYLSFFIIIPLSYLSCPITRLAGLRRATQLTALIAGAVYLIFPTTMVYPQAIGDDLSARLLQLLQRIDSPQNCLPSLHMALTALAVWAMSDSQQKVKTGLYLLWGAAIAFSILQLRRHLFIDLVTGAMLAGITGWIFLRSRETIKAISPRAPLPNDKRHQE, from the coding sequence ATGCGATTTCCTCAAGGAACGATGCTATTACGACTGAAAGCGCTGCTCTTCGGCTGGGGAGCTGTCGGGGTGGTGTATCAACTGAGCGCACAGTTTCAAGGGCGGGGAACGGTATTACCTCCCTCGATTGTCGACGAATGGATTCCCTTTAGCCCCTCGGCTATCTGGCTGTATCTCTCCTTTTTCATCATCATTCCGCTGTCTTACTTATCCTGCCCAATTACGCGCTTGGCTGGATTACGTCGGGCAACGCAGCTTACTGCGTTGATTGCGGGCGCGGTGTACCTGATTTTTCCGACAACGATGGTGTATCCGCAGGCTATCGGGGACGATCTCTCCGCTCGTTTGCTACAGCTCTTGCAACGTATCGATTCGCCGCAAAATTGCCTGCCGTCGTTGCATATGGCGCTAACGGCACTGGCGGTGTGGGCGATGAGCGATAGCCAGCAGAAAGTGAAAACGGGTTTGTATCTTCTATGGGGAGCGGCAATTGCTTTTTCCATCCTGCAACTGCGCCGGCACCTGTTCATCGATCTGGTGACGGGGGCGATGCTGGCGGGCATAACCGGATGGATTTTTCTGCGTAGTCGGGAGACGATCAAGGCCATTTCCCCACGGGCTCCGTTGCCTAACGATAAGCGCCATCAGGAATGA
- a CDS encoding F390 synthetase-related protein yields the protein MIPLMTIWHYLRARHLRFTTRQALERHQQRQLARFARQVLARSPYFRPYCHLPIAFWPMMDKAVMMAEFDRMNTAGLKRDELLACARRSEDDRDFTPRVNGFSVGLSSGTSGQRGLFVVSPREQQVWAGGMLAKMLPDGLRAGERVALFLRADNNLYHSVDNRWLSLSFYDLFAPFAEHFSRLEAWSPSIIVAPAQVLRELALAVQCGDLRLSVKKVISVAEVLEPQDKQLLQQVFGQVGEVYQATEGFLASTCEHGTLHLNEEFIHIEPQWLDDERFTPIITDFTRSTQPIVRYRLDDVLVKQKAPCACGRVTMAIARIEGRSDDSLRLPDNRGEPQTVFADFCNRVIANALPLHADYRLVQQGDATLHLSAACSLSELEACRDSLSQQFAVQGIDTTRLQWRLSAGEIAPEFTQKRRRITRLKEEA from the coding sequence ATGATCCCGCTGATGACGATCTGGCACTATTTGCGCGCCAGACATCTACGTTTTACTACTCGTCAGGCGCTTGAACGCCATCAGCAGCGCCAGCTCGCCCGCTTTGCGCGGCAGGTGCTGGCGCGTAGCCCCTATTTTCGACCTTACTGCCATCTCCCGATCGCATTCTGGCCGATGATGGATAAAGCCGTGATGATGGCCGAATTCGATCGGATGAATACCGCCGGGCTTAAGCGGGATGAACTGCTTGCCTGCGCACGCCGCAGTGAGGACGATCGCGACTTCACGCCGAGAGTAAACGGGTTCAGCGTCGGGCTGTCGTCCGGCACCTCTGGTCAGCGTGGCCTGTTTGTCGTCAGTCCGCGCGAACAGCAAGTTTGGGCCGGAGGTATGTTGGCGAAAATGCTGCCGGACGGTTTACGCGCCGGTGAACGGGTGGCGTTGTTCCTGCGGGCGGATAACAATCTGTATCACAGCGTCGATAACCGCTGGCTCAGCCTGTCGTTTTACGATCTCTTTGCGCCGTTTGCCGAACATTTTTCGCGTCTGGAAGCCTGGTCGCCGTCGATTATCGTCGCACCCGCGCAGGTGTTGCGCGAACTGGCGCTGGCGGTACAGTGCGGTGATCTGCGTCTGTCGGTCAAGAAGGTAATTTCCGTAGCCGAGGTGTTGGAACCGCAGGATAAGCAACTGTTGCAGCAGGTGTTCGGACAGGTAGGAGAAGTGTATCAGGCAACGGAAGGCTTTCTGGCATCGACCTGCGAGCACGGTACGCTACACCTCAACGAAGAATTTATTCACATCGAGCCACAGTGGCTGGATGACGAACGCTTTACGCCGATCATTACCGATTTCACCCGCAGCACGCAGCCGATTGTGCGCTATCGGCTGGACGATGTGTTGGTGAAGCAAAAAGCGCCCTGCGCGTGTGGTCGGGTGACCATGGCGATAGCCCGCATTGAAGGGCGCAGCGATGACAGTCTGCGATTGCCGGATAACCGCGGTGAACCGCAGACCGTCTTTGCGGATTTCTGTAACCGGGTGATTGCCAACGCGCTGCCGCTGCATGCTGATTATCGGCTAGTACAGCAGGGAGACGCGACGCTGCATTTATCCGCCGCGTGTAGTCTGTCGGAGCTGGAAGCCTGTCGGGACAGTCTGTCGCAGCAGTTTGCAGTGCAGGGTATTGATACGACGCGGCTACAGTGGCGGTTAAGCGCAGGTGAGATCGCGCCAGAATTTACGCAAAAGCGCCGACGTATTACCCGCCTGAAGGAGGAAGCCTAA
- a CDS encoding MBL fold metallo-hydrolase has product MANISTFEVGYCLHPGCMALRGAGWKVCRFPARVWMLESQGKRWLWDTGYAQHFTDATRSGLFQLYRRMTPVHFETKDALIHQLHVRGIQPADIDGLIISHFHGDHIAGLRDFPSVPFICSALGWQQTRNLRGFAALKRAFVPALIPEYFEQALQFVENFPLTDLPEALAPFTQGYALPGSDKEIVLVPLPGHAAGHLGAFVLTEDGWVLLASDAAWSPHSYREGRGPSRLANLVMDDPKAYYHTLDQLHQLHLNGQVEIRLCHEGDL; this is encoded by the coding sequence ATGGCTAATATTTCAACGTTTGAAGTAGGGTACTGCCTGCATCCGGGCTGCATGGCGTTGCGCGGTGCGGGGTGGAAGGTGTGCCGTTTTCCGGCGCGGGTCTGGATGCTGGAAAGTCAGGGCAAGCGCTGGCTGTGGGACACCGGTTATGCGCAGCATTTTACCGACGCCACGCGTTCTGGCCTGTTTCAACTGTACCGTAGAATGACACCGGTGCATTTCGAGACGAAAGACGCGTTGATTCATCAGCTACACGTGCGGGGTATTCAACCTGCGGACATTGACGGCCTGATTATTTCCCACTTTCACGGCGACCACATCGCGGGGCTGCGGGATTTCCCCTCTGTGCCGTTTATCTGTTCGGCGCTGGGCTGGCAGCAGACGCGGAATCTGCGTGGTTTCGCGGCCCTGAAACGAGCGTTTGTGCCTGCGTTGATCCCTGAATATTTTGAGCAGGCGCTTCAGTTTGTCGAAAACTTCCCGCTTACCGACCTGCCAGAAGCGCTTGCGCCGTTTACGCAAGGCTATGCGCTGCCGGGGAGTGATAAAGAAATCGTGCTGGTACCGTTGCCTGGCCATGCCGCCGGACACCTCGGCGCGTTTGTGTTGACGGAAGACGGCTGGGTGTTGCTGGCAAGCGATGCCGCCTGGTCGCCGCACAGCTATCGTGAAGGTCGCGGGCCGTCGCGCTTGGCGAATCTGGTGATGGACGACCCAAAAGCCTATTACCACACGTTAGACCAACTGCACCAGTTGCATCTGAACGGGCAGGTTGAGATTCGGCTGTGTCACGAGGGTGACCTATGA